The following are encoded in a window of Mycobacterium sp. ELW1 genomic DNA:
- a CDS encoding VWA domain-containing protein, translating to MTMHPVLPIAILLVLAAVIVGARAVTLSSVLAHPGDRRRAVLLRWAATTVAMLLLVVAAARPGIESPAQAQPDRDAAAVSQGVNTNVFFVVDRSVDSRVSDYGGATRMSGIRADMAAIVDTYPKARFAVIGFASDPEIDWPLSEDVWSLTAAIAGLSPYVSVPPDAAAAVNAGAAANLLRYQLIQATQQYPGARNLVFYFGEGAGGSTATQARFETGDRVSGGAVFGYGTAAGGPIPGAYVDGAVTYLSDARSGGPAISTLDEGRLRRVADELGVQYVHRDPAQPVTRVLPTLRPDGGNEAASLSSTPAPERVELYWLLALLAAVLLLPEIYLTVREFWRHRTSRREAR from the coding sequence ATGACTATGCATCCCGTGCTGCCGATCGCCATACTGCTGGTGCTGGCAGCCGTCATCGTCGGCGCCCGGGCCGTCACCCTGTCGTCGGTCCTGGCCCACCCCGGCGATCGTCGACGGGCGGTGCTGTTGCGCTGGGCTGCAACAACAGTGGCGATGCTGCTGCTGGTCGTCGCGGCCGCGCGGCCCGGCATCGAGTCGCCGGCCCAGGCCCAACCCGATCGCGATGCGGCCGCCGTCAGCCAGGGCGTGAACACCAACGTGTTCTTCGTCGTCGACCGCTCCGTGGATTCCCGGGTCTCCGACTACGGCGGGGCGACGCGGATGTCCGGTATCCGCGCCGATATGGCGGCGATCGTCGACACCTATCCGAAGGCACGGTTCGCGGTGATCGGTTTCGCGTCGGACCCGGAAATCGACTGGCCGCTGTCCGAGGACGTCTGGAGTCTGACGGCCGCGATCGCGGGCCTCTCCCCGTACGTGAGTGTGCCCCCGGATGCCGCCGCTGCGGTGAATGCCGGGGCGGCGGCCAATCTGCTGCGCTACCAACTCATTCAGGCGACCCAGCAATACCCCGGCGCGCGGAACCTGGTGTTCTACTTCGGCGAGGGCGCCGGCGGGTCGACGGCAACGCAGGCCCGCTTCGAGACGGGCGACCGGGTGTCCGGCGGCGCGGTGTTCGGCTACGGCACCGCGGCCGGTGGCCCGATTCCGGGCGCCTACGTCGACGGCGCGGTCACCTACCTGTCGGATGCCCGCTCCGGCGGACCGGCGATCTCCACACTTGACGAGGGCCGGTTACGCCGTGTCGCAGATGAACTCGGTGTTCAGTACGTGCATCGAGACCCGGCTCAGCCGGTGACGCGCGTCCTGCCGACGCTGCGGCCCGACGGCGGTAACGAGGCCGCGTCGTTATCGTCCACCCCGGCTCCCGAGCGCGTCGAGCTGTACTGGTTGCTCGCGTTGCTGGCCGCCGTCCTGCTGCTGCCCGAGATCTATCTGACGGTGCGGGAGTTCTGGCGACACCGCACATCGCGGCGGGAGGCGCGGTGA